Within the Betaproteobacteria bacterium genome, the region GCGGGCGACACGCGCCGCGCTCGCCTCGTCCGGTCAACTGCAATATACGATGATGTCGCGATCGCGCGGCAAATCGCCCAGCGCCGCATCGGGCGCATCCGGATCGATCAGCAATGCCCGGGGGATACGCCGGCGATCGACGCCGAGCGCGGCCGCGGAACGCACATCGAGAATCAGCGGCTCCTCGCCGCGCTCGATCATGTCATAAAGCTCGTTCACCGCAATGCGTGCCGCGCGCAACTGCGCAAGAAATCGATGGCGTTCGAACCATTTGATTGTGATGTAGGCCGCGAGCAGCACGACCAGCAGGGCGATCGCGTAGCCGCCCATGCCCGCCACCCAATCGATCGCGGCATCGATCTGGTCCGACAACAGCCAACCGGCAAGGAGCGCCCCTCCGGCCCACAATGTGGCCCCTATCGCATTGAAGAAGAGGAACGTGATCAGCCGCAGCCGGATGGCGCCCGCCAGCGACGAGGTAACGGTGGCAAGCCCTGGGACGAACTTGGCAATGACCAGCGTTCCCACGCCGTAGCGCAGGAACGTGCGCTCGGTCTGGCGCACACACGAAGCGGGCGAGAGCGACATCCGGCACAGCAGCGCGAGCACGCGATGGCCGTAACGCCTGCCGGCGCCGTACCACATGGAGTCCGAGATCGAGGTGGCGATGACGGCGACCGCCAAGGCCTGCAGCACCGACAGATGGCCTCCCGCCGCGAGGGCGCCTGCGATGATCAGGGTGGGGATCGCCGGCAGCGGCACGCCGAGCTGGGTCAACAGCACGTTGACGAACACCAGCCCGACGCCGAACTGGCCCAGTAGCGCGGTGAGGTCGGTCATGACGCGCGCAGAATGCGACGCTCAGCGCCGGTTCGCCGCCCCGACGCTGGCCAATGCCGTCATGTTCACGATGCGGCGCACGGTGGCCGACGGTGTGACGATGTGCACCGGCCGGGCGCAGCCGAGCAGGATCGGCCCGATCGTGATCCCGCTCCCGCCGGTGATCTTGAGCAGGTTGTAGGCGATGTTGGCGGCGTCGATGTTCGGCATGACGAGCAGGTTCGCCTCGCCCTTCAGGTGCGCGGCCGGGTAGAGCTTGGCACGGATGTCCTCCGACAGCGCCGCATCGCCCTGCATTTCGCCATCGACTTCGAGCTCGGGCGCGCGTTGTTCGAGCAGCTCGCGCGCCTGCGCCATCTTGCGTGCGGACTTGGAGCGCGAGCTGCCGAAGTTCGAATGCGACAGCAGGGCCACCTTCGGCGTCTGGCCGAAGCGGCGCACTTCTTCCACCGCCATGAGCGTCATCTCGGCGATCTCCTCGGCGCTCGGGTCCTCGTTGACGTAGGTGTCGCAGACGAACAGCGTCCGGTTCGGCATCAGCAGCACGTTCATCGCGGCATAGATGCTGCGGCCTTGCGCGCGGCCGACCAGATCGTCGATGTGGCTGAGATGCTCTTCGTAGGTGCCGTAGGTCCCGCACAGCATGGCGTCCGCTTCGTCCCGGCGCAGCAGCATCGCACCGATCAAGGTCGTGTGCTGGCGCACGCGCGCTCTCGCCACGTCGGGCGTGACGCCGTGGCGGCCCATGACTTCGTGATATTCGCTCCATACCTCGCGGTAACGCGCGTCGCTTTCGGGATTGACGATCTCGAAATCCTTGCCCGCCGCAACGCGCAGCCCATAGCGCTTGATGCGGCTGGTGACGACGTCCGGCCGGCCGATCAGCACCGGCTTGGCGAGCCCCTCGTCGACGACGACCTGAACCGCGCGCAGCACCCGCTCGTCCTCGCCCTCGGCGTAGATCACCCGTCTGGGCGCCTGCTTGGCGGCGGCGAACACCGGACGCATGATGAGGCCCGAGTGATATACGAACTGCATCAGCTGTTGCCGATAGGCATCCCAGTCCCTGATCGGGCGGGTGGCCACGCCGCTATCCATCGCTGCGCGCGCGACTGCCGGCGCGATCTGGATGATGAGCCGCGGATCGAACGGGCGCGGGATGATGTAGTCCGGCCCGAACTCGGTTTCGGCTTCGCCATAGGCCATCGCCACCACATCGGATTGTTCCGCCTCGGCCAGCTCGGCGAGTGCCATGACGCAGGCCATCTTCATCTCGTCGGTGATCTTGGTGGCGCCCACGTCGAGCGCGCCGCGGAAGATGAACGGAAAGCACAATACGTTGTTGACCTGGTTCGGGTAGTCCGAGCGCCCGGTGGCGATGATGCAGTCGGGACGTGCCTTTTTCGCCTCCTCGGGCGTGATCTCGGGATCGGGATTGGCGAGCGCCAGGATGATCGGTTTGTCGCCCATGCGCCGGACCATTTCTCCATTGAGCACGTCGCGGGTCGAGCAGCCGAGGAACACATCGGCGCCTTCGATGACGTCGCCCAGCGTGCGCGCGGAGGTCTCCTGCGCATAGCGCGCCTTGTTCGGCTCCATGTCCTTCTCGCGCCCGCGGTAGATGACGCCGCGGCTGTCGCAGACGAACACGCGCTTCGGATCGAGGCCCAGCTTGACGAAAATGTCGAG harbors:
- a CDS encoding sulfurtransferase produces the protein MTDLTALLGQFGVGLVFVNVLLTQLGVPLPAIPTLIIAGALAAGGHLSVLQALAVAVIATSISDSMWYGAGRRYGHRVLALLCRMSLSPASCVRQTERTFLRYGVGTLVIAKFVPGLATVTSSLAGAIRLRLITFLFFNAIGATLWAGGALLAGWLLSDQIDAAIDWVAGMGGYAIALLVVLLAAYITIKWFERHRFLAQLRAARIAVNELYDMIERGEEPLILDVRSAAALGVDRRRIPRALLIDPDAPDAALGDLPRDRDIIVYCSUPDEASAARVARMLADRGFVRVRPLLGGIDAWADAGFALEKFE
- a CDS encoding NADP-dependent malic enzyme (NADP-dependent; catalyzes the oxidative decarboxylation of malate to form pyruvate; decarboxylates oxaloacetate), with translation MDEQLRINALEYHRYPTPGKISIAPTKGLVNQRDLALAYSPGVAYACLAIAEDPSQAASLTSRSNLVGVITNGTAVLGLGNIGPLAAKPVMEGKACLFKKFAGIDVFDIELAAKEADAVVDVVLALEPTLGGVNLEDIKAPECFYIEQKLRERLNIPVFHDDQHGTAIISSAALINALKIVGKRIGEVKLVVSGAGAASIACLDIFVKLGLDPKRVFVCDSRGVIYRGREKDMEPNKARYAQETSARTLGDVIEGADVFLGCSTRDVLNGEMVRRMGDKPIILALANPDPEITPEEAKKARPDCIIATGRSDYPNQVNNVLCFPFIFRGALDVGATKITDEMKMACVMALAELAEAEQSDVVAMAYGEAETEFGPDYIIPRPFDPRLIIQIAPAVARAAMDSGVATRPIRDWDAYRQQLMQFVYHSGLIMRPVFAAAKQAPRRVIYAEGEDERVLRAVQVVVDEGLAKPVLIGRPDVVTSRIKRYGLRVAAGKDFEIVNPESDARYREVWSEYHEVMGRHGVTPDVARARVRQHTTLIGAMLLRRDEADAMLCGTYGTYEEHLSHIDDLVGRAQGRSIYAAMNVLLMPNRTLFVCDTYVNEDPSAEEIAEMTLMAVEEVRRFGQTPKVALLSHSNFGSSRSKSARKMAQARELLEQRAPELEVDGEMQGDAALSEDIRAKLYPAAHLKGEANLLVMPNIDAANIAYNLLKITGGSGITIGPILLGCARPVHIVTPSATVRRIVNMTALASVGAANRR